The Campylobacter concisus genome has a window encoding:
- a CDS encoding flagellar protein, with translation MSSAWDYEANACSSDGKFSAKFEGCEVAMGAPTLGELRLFINSKHCLNLKNEPSNHAKRLSNLDQNLVKDGSTHQILLSERATACFLFSDDSKFLAFSEWTADKMQIIKIVRLADMSIKTDNRRKRVVEFLSFDDGLLEILDSPIFMPKNYTLDIRTLFNDKI, from the coding sequence ATGAGCTCGGCTTGGGACTACGAGGCAAATGCGTGTAGCAGTGATGGCAAATTTAGCGCCAAATTTGAAGGCTGCGAGGTAGCTATGGGCGCTCCAACCCTTGGAGAGCTACGACTTTTTATAAATAGCAAGCACTGTCTAAATTTAAAAAATGAGCCTTCAAACCACGCAAAAAGACTATCAAATTTGGATCAAAATTTAGTTAAAGATGGCAGCACCCATCAAATTTTACTTAGTGAGAGAGCAACAGCTTGCTTTTTATTTTCAGACGACTCCAAATTTCTAGCTTTTTCTGAATGGACGGCAGATAAAATGCAGATCATAAAAATAGTGCGCCTAGCTGATATGAGCATAAAAACTGATAATAGGCGCAAAAGAGTAGTGGAATTTCTCTCATTTGATGATGGCTTGCTTGAAATTTTAGACTCACCGATCTTTATGCCTAAAAACTACACACTGGATATCCGCACACTTTTTAACGATAAAATTTAA
- a CDS encoding disulfide bond formation protein DsbA translates to MVIAIDLGSNTFRVALIKKEQNGFSNEQIYEKIVGAARGLNESGKIGLEAKNRLFEAISEAKSKFDFTKFKCVAVATEAFRVASNSEEIFSEIREKFGINFHIIDGQAEAKLTFLGVQNALKKLGINDKFSLIDIGGASSEIGEDGKFISFKFGIITFYERFKMLDLMQENAKIYTKEAREFLTSLNNRLIVLTSGVPTTIATLKLGLNYESYDPKKVSGYELKNDDLAWFINELLKMDDKSADVAVGRSRKYPLIAGTLLLKELLNGQEAKFIVIDDGLREGVGEAYLKGIFQEIITKF, encoded by the coding sequence TTGGTTATAGCGATCGATCTTGGCTCAAACACCTTTCGTGTGGCACTTATAAAAAAAGAGCAAAATGGCTTTAGTAACGAGCAAATTTATGAAAAGATAGTTGGAGCTGCAAGGGGCTTAAACGAAAGTGGCAAGATAGGCTTGGAGGCTAAAAATAGGCTTTTTGAAGCGATATCGGAGGCTAAAAGCAAATTTGACTTTACTAAATTTAAATGCGTGGCAGTCGCGACCGAGGCTTTTAGAGTGGCGTCAAATAGCGAAGAAATTTTTAGCGAGATAAGAGAGAAATTTGGCATAAATTTTCATATCATTGACGGGCAAGCTGAAGCAAAACTTACATTTTTAGGCGTGCAAAATGCCTTAAAAAAGCTTGGCATAAATGATAAATTTAGCCTGATCGACATCGGTGGTGCAAGCTCAGAGATAGGCGAAGATGGAAAATTTATAAGCTTTAAATTTGGCATCATCACCTTTTACGAGAGGTTTAAAATGCTTGATCTGATGCAAGAAAATGCAAAAATTTATACAAAAGAGGCAAGGGAATTTTTAACAAGCCTTAACAACAGGCTTATCGTGCTAACTTCTGGCGTGCCGACCACTATCGCAACACTAAAGCTTGGGCTAAACTACGAAAGCTACGATCCAAAAAAAGTGAGCGGATATGAGCTTAAAAATGACGATCTTGCTTGGTTTATAAATGAGCTTTTAAAGATGGATGACAAAAGCGCTGATGTGGCGGTTGGAAGAAGTAGAAAGTATCCGCTCATCGCTGGAACGCTGCTTTTAAAGGAGCTACTAAACGGGCAAGAAGCGAAATTTATAGTTATCGATGATGGGCTTAGAGAGGGCGTTGGGGAGGCTTATCTAAAGGGCATATTTCAAGAAATTATCACAAAATTTTAG
- a CDS encoding inorganic phosphate transporter, whose amino-acid sequence MLRDNFLALVIFAICSVGFFVWGYQYIPTNNYFLFLIAGMFGLFMAFNIGGNDVANSFGTSVGAKTLTLKQALVIAAIFELSGAIFAGSEVTNTIRNEIVKFPSDLSPMKFVIIMISALLSSGLWLFYASKKGLPVSTTHSIVGGIVGAGLAMGFMIKDPEPFNMVSWGEIGRIAVSWVISPLLGGVMSYIIFGYVKSKIIEPTHELKTNLKALKAERKAYKESFIKALKTKPAEEQIATLSKIAVIDEDEIETTEYSEYRSKIRIMKDSEKEIDTFKAMKKHIPIIAGFAAMVISSMMLFKGLEHINLAFSIIQTVWIIFVIGALAYLASLAIINVMSKNDSEKSINRIFSWFQIFTASSFAFSHGANDIANAVGPFAAVLDVLKTGSINESSPIPSIAMVTFGISLVVGLWFLGKEVITTIGSKLAEILPTTGFSAELASSIVILLATKLGIPVSSTHILIGAVLGIGIVNKNANWKMVRPIILAWLITLPAAAISSAIFYFALAKLLGV is encoded by the coding sequence TTGCTTCGAGATAACTTCTTGGCGTTAGTTATTTTTGCGATTTGCAGCGTTGGATTTTTCGTTTGGGGCTATCAATACATCCCGACAAATAACTACTTTTTATTCTTGATCGCTGGCATGTTTGGCCTTTTTATGGCGTTTAATATCGGCGGAAATGACGTTGCAAACAGCTTTGGCACAAGCGTTGGCGCAAAAACACTCACACTAAAACAAGCTCTTGTAATCGCCGCCATTTTTGAGCTTAGCGGTGCGATATTTGCAGGATCTGAGGTTACAAATACCATTAGAAACGAGATCGTGAAATTTCCAAGCGATCTAAGCCCGATGAAATTTGTCATCATCATGATCTCAGCCCTTCTTAGCTCTGGTCTTTGGCTATTTTATGCGTCCAAAAAAGGTCTGCCAGTCTCGACCACTCACTCGATAGTTGGTGGCATCGTTGGCGCAGGACTTGCTATGGGATTTATGATAAAAGATCCTGAGCCATTTAACATGGTCTCTTGGGGCGAGATCGGCAGGATCGCCGTTAGCTGGGTCATCTCGCCACTGCTTGGCGGCGTGATGTCTTACATTATATTTGGCTATGTAAAAAGCAAAATAATCGAGCCAACGCACGAGCTAAAGACAAATTTAAAAGCGTTAAAAGCTGAGAGAAAAGCTTATAAAGAAAGCTTCATAAAAGCGCTTAAAACAAAGCCAGCTGAGGAGCAGATAGCCACTCTTTCAAAGATCGCAGTTATCGATGAGGACGAGATCGAAACCACTGAATACAGCGAATACCGCTCAAAAATTCGCATCATGAAAGATAGCGAAAAAGAGATAGATACCTTTAAGGCGATGAAAAAGCACATCCCGATCATCGCTGGATTTGCCGCAATGGTCATCTCATCAATGATGCTTTTTAAAGGGCTTGAGCATATAAATTTAGCCTTTAGCATCATCCAAACAGTCTGGATCATCTTCGTCATCGGAGCTCTAGCGTATCTTGCAAGCCTTGCTATCATAAACGTTATGAGTAAAAACGATAGCGAAAAGAGCATCAATAGAATTTTCTCATGGTTTCAAATTTTTACCGCTTCATCTTTTGCATTTTCACACGGCGCAAACGACATTGCAAACGCAGTTGGACCATTTGCTGCTGTGCTTGATGTGCTAAAGACTGGCTCTATAAATGAAAGCTCACCCATACCAAGCATCGCAATGGTAACCTTTGGCATCTCGCTTGTCGTCGGACTTTGGTTTTTAGGCAAAGAGGTGATCACTACTATTGGCTCAAAACTAGCTGAAATTTTACCTACTACTGGCTTTAGCGCGGAGCTTGCCTCAAGTATCGTCATACTTCTAGCTACAAAGCTTGGTATACCAGTTAGCTCGACGCATATCCTAATAGGCGCGGTTTTGGGCATAGGCATCGTAAATAAAAACGCAAACTGGAAAATGGTAAGACCTATCATCCTAGCTTGGCTCATCACGCTTCCAGCAGCTGCTATCTCATCGGCTATATTTTATTTTGCCCTTGCTAAATTACTAGGCGTTTAG
- a CDS encoding efflux RND transporter periplasmic adaptor subunit, whose protein sequence is MKKSKILIILLILGVGGYFVYDKFFNIKDEKVEFITKKAKKGSFSKKVDATGEIFATELIDVGAQVSGQIKKLYVKLGDQVKKGDMIASIDSSTQQNSIDNKEAQLAIYKAQLESAKVALNIAKTQFDRENALFSKNATSKQEFESAKNTYSANSAKIKELEAQIKQTNIELSTAKINLGYTKITAPRDGTVVSVQVEEGQTVNANQTTPTIVNIADLSHVKMKMQIAEGDITKIKVGTPVEYSILSEPTKKFQTTVSSIDPGLTTLSDGSYGSSSSSKSSYSSSSSSSSAVYYYAQSIVDNKDGILRIGMTTQNELLIANVEGAIIVPSIGIKKDENGTFVYVLKDGKPVKTAVKTGIKDNLDTQIISGINENDEIITSQGSSSEIAKMIAKEHKKF, encoded by the coding sequence ATGAAAAAATCTAAAATTTTAATAATCCTGCTTATTTTAGGCGTCGGTGGATACTTCGTCTATGATAAATTTTTTAATATAAAAGATGAAAAGGTGGAGTTTATCACCAAAAAGGCAAAGAAGGGCTCATTTAGCAAAAAGGTCGATGCGACTGGAGAGATTTTCGCCACCGAGCTAATCGACGTGGGAGCTCAGGTGAGCGGTCAGATAAAAAAGCTATATGTTAAGCTTGGAGATCAGGTAAAAAAAGGCGATATGATCGCAAGTATCGATAGCTCGACCCAGCAAAATAGCATAGATAATAAAGAGGCTCAACTTGCCATCTACAAGGCTCAGCTTGAAAGCGCAAAAGTGGCTCTAAATATCGCCAAAACGCAGTTTGATAGAGAAAACGCGCTCTTTTCTAAAAACGCCACCTCAAAGCAAGAATTTGAAAGCGCAAAAAACACATATAGTGCAAATAGCGCAAAGATAAAAGAGCTTGAAGCTCAGATCAAGCAGACAAATATCGAGCTAAGCACCGCTAAGATAAATTTAGGCTACACAAAGATCACCGCTCCAAGAGATGGCACGGTTGTAAGCGTGCAGGTTGAGGAGGGCCAGACTGTAAATGCCAACCAAACTACGCCAACTATCGTAAATATCGCTGATCTTAGCCATGTAAAGATGAAGATGCAAATAGCAGAGGGCGATATCACAAAGATCAAAGTCGGCACGCCAGTTGAGTACTCGATCCTCTCTGAGCCAACGAAGAAATTTCAAACGACTGTTAGCTCGATCGATCCTGGGCTTACCACACTAAGTGATGGCAGCTACGGCTCAAGCAGCAGCAGTAAGTCTTCATATTCGAGTAGCTCTAGCAGCAGCTCGGCGGTTTATTACTACGCGCAAAGCATCGTTGATAATAAAGATGGAATTTTAAGAATAGGCATGACCACACAAAACGAGCTTTTAATAGCAAACGTCGAGGGCGCCATCATCGTGCCAAGCATCGGCATCAAAAAAGATGAAAACGGCACTTTTGTCTATGTGCTAAAAGATGGTAAGCCAGTAAAAACAGCGGTCAAAACTGGCATAAAAGACAACCTCGATACGCAGATCATTAGCGGCATAAACGAGAATGACGAGATCATCACATCTCAAGGCTCATCAAGCGAGATCGCCAAGATGATCGCAAAAGAACATAAGAAGTTTTAA
- a CDS encoding TolC family protein, whose protein sequence is MKFLSLALVLVLSGCAVKNIDENYKQILLEDNASGELNLDTSWWKQYQQSYLDELVELALKNNTDLAKAAINVNKALAQAGVLQANLIPSFNAGIEATSSKNIKEGGAVTRSFGSSIGLSYELDLWQKLANSKDAAMFEADATKFDLEASKLSVINSVADAYFQILYLNESIKTYEQILEIYNKLNEIVGLKFKLGKEEALSLKQINSQLLNAQNKIESAKKELVSAKKTLRILLNERPEFELKFEGLTLSPVKRVGVDLDVPTSAIANRPDLRAAIYRIEEGILNYKASQKEFYPSITLGASLKNSTDKKEEAFSLKFLNGNIALNLPFLNYHKLKSNLKVSEANFELAKLNYISTLNSALNEIDAFYKGYLNDEALLANYQEQIKNYEEISKIYELKYSYGKVELKQFLEAKNSELEAKIGLLKAKYTLLQDELNIYKAMAGKFNR, encoded by the coding sequence ATGAAATTTCTAAGCCTAGCTTTAGTGCTCGTTTTAAGCGGCTGCGCTGTTAAAAATATAGATGAAAACTACAAACAAATTTTACTTGAAGATAACGCCAGCGGCGAGCTAAATTTAGACACCTCTTGGTGGAAGCAGTATCAGCAAAGCTACCTTGATGAGCTTGTAGAACTTGCTCTTAAAAACAACACCGACCTTGCAAAAGCTGCGATAAATGTAAATAAAGCGCTCGCTCAAGCTGGCGTTTTGCAGGCAAATCTCATCCCAAGCTTTAACGCTGGCATCGAGGCAACAAGTAGCAAAAACATAAAAGAGGGCGGCGCGGTCACTAGAAGCTTTGGCTCAAGCATAGGGCTTAGCTATGAGCTTGATCTTTGGCAAAAGCTAGCAAACAGCAAAGATGCAGCGATGTTTGAAGCAGATGCTACTAAATTTGATCTGGAGGCTAGCAAACTAAGCGTGATAAACTCCGTGGCAGACGCTTATTTTCAAATTTTATATCTAAACGAGAGCATCAAAACTTATGAGCAAATTTTAGAAATTTATAACAAGCTAAATGAGATAGTTGGGCTTAAATTTAAGCTTGGCAAAGAGGAGGCGCTAAGCCTAAAACAGATAAACTCACAGCTTTTAAACGCTCAAAATAAGATAGAAAGTGCCAAAAAAGAGCTAGTGAGTGCTAAAAAAACGCTTAGGATTTTGCTAAATGAGAGGCCAGAATTTGAGCTTAAATTTGAAGGCCTCACGCTAAGTCCCGTTAAAAGAGTGGGCGTTGATCTAGATGTGCCAACAAGCGCCATAGCAAACCGCCCCGATCTAAGAGCGGCCATTTACCGCATAGAAGAGGGCATCTTAAACTACAAAGCGAGCCAAAAAGAGTTTTATCCAAGCATCACGCTAGGAGCCAGCCTCAAAAACAGCACCGACAAAAAAGAGGAAGCGTTTAGCCTTAAATTTCTAAATGGCAACATCGCTCTAAATTTACCATTTTTAAACTACCACAAACTAAAGTCAAATTTAAAAGTTAGTGAGGCAAATTTCGAGCTTGCAAAGCTAAACTACATAAGCACTCTAAATAGCGCATTAAACGAGATAGACGCATTTTACAAAGGCTACTTAAACGACGAAGCACTACTTGCAAACTACCAAGAGCAGATAAAAAACTACGAGGAGATTTCAAAAATTTACGAGCTAAAATACTCTTACGGTAAGGTTGAGCTAAAGCAGTTTTTAGAGGCTAAAAATAGCGAACTAGAGGCCAAAATAGGGCTACTAAAAGCAAAATACACACTTTTACAAGATGAGCTAAATATCTACAAAGCCATGGCTGGCAAATTTAATAGGTAA
- a CDS encoding ATP-dependent Clp protease ATP-binding subunit — MADITENLTAQMQETLEKGVSLAIFSKNPQVVPLHVFWALLADSNSILNQVFNKMNISKDAVELEIKSKISSLPSSSNVTKDNVSVSRELINSLENAKALMVSMGDSYIAVDTWIISALELSEIKQILSKFCDILEIKKNLESIRGGKKIDSQTGDDTLDSLEKFGIDLTQKALNKELDPVIGRDEEITRMMQILIRKSKNNPILLGEPGVGKTAIVEGLAQKIVARDVPTSLANKRVIALDMSAVVAGAKYRGEFEDRLKAVIDEVKKAGNIILFIDEIHTIVGAGASEGGMDAANILKPALARGELHAVGATTLKEYRKYFEKDAALQRRFQPIDVKEPSVNEALQILRGIKERLEVHHGITITDSALVAAARLSDRYIANRFLPDKAIDLIDEAAAELKMQIESEPYELSKIKREIVTLQVEKEALKMEDADKNKERLGEIEKEIADLNEKKLALDTKFENEKAVFGGISKATKEIDSLKSQAEIAKRNGDLQKAAEIEYGKIADAKKHKHELEEKWEHMKKEGVLLKNQVDEELVAEILSKWTGISVKKMLTSEKEKYLRIEEHLRESVVGQDDALHALARAVKRNKAGLNEGQRPIGSFLFLGPTGVGKTQSAKALAKFLFDDEKALIRFDMSEYMEKHSVSRLLGAPPGYVGYDEGGQLTEAVRRRPYSVILFDEVEKAHKDVFNILLGILDDGRATDNKGVTVDFKNTIIILTSNIASNFIMELKGEDRDVAVKNELKNYFKPEFLNRLDDTIIFNPLNEQGLISIVEIMFKELEKTLHNRGIKVVLSEEAKKFIAKAGFDIVYGARPLRRALYELVEDKIADMILKDELESGDEITIDSDGEKIVINKK, encoded by the coding sequence ATGGCTGACATAACAGAAAATTTAACAGCGCAGATGCAAGAGACACTTGAAAAAGGCGTTAGCTTAGCGATCTTTTCTAAAAATCCACAAGTTGTGCCACTTCATGTCTTTTGGGCTTTGCTTGCTGATAGTAATTCTATTTTAAATCAAGTATTTAATAAGATGAACATAAGCAAAGACGCAGTCGAGCTTGAGATAAAAAGCAAGATCTCGTCACTCCCAAGCAGTTCAAACGTCACAAAAGATAACGTTTCAGTTTCAAGAGAGCTTATAAATTCGCTTGAAAATGCAAAAGCTTTAATGGTAAGCATGGGCGATAGCTACATAGCTGTTGATACATGGATCATCTCGGCTCTTGAGCTTAGTGAGATCAAACAAATTTTGAGCAAATTTTGCGATATCTTAGAGATCAAAAAGAACCTTGAGAGCATAAGAGGTGGTAAAAAGATAGATAGCCAAACCGGCGATGATACTCTTGATAGCTTAGAGAAATTTGGTATCGATCTAACGCAAAAAGCGCTAAATAAAGAGCTTGATCCAGTCATCGGTCGTGATGAAGAGATCACTAGAATGATGCAAATTTTAATAAGAAAGAGCAAAAACAACCCTATCTTGCTTGGCGAACCAGGCGTTGGTAAAACAGCCATCGTTGAGGGCCTAGCTCAAAAGATAGTTGCTCGCGACGTGCCAACAAGCCTTGCAAACAAGCGTGTCATCGCGCTTGATATGAGCGCAGTTGTAGCTGGAGCAAAGTATAGAGGCGAGTTTGAAGATAGGCTAAAAGCTGTCATTGACGAGGTCAAAAAAGCTGGCAATATCATACTTTTTATAGATGAAATTCACACCATAGTTGGAGCTGGTGCGAGCGAGGGCGGAATGGACGCTGCAAATATCCTAAAACCAGCTCTTGCACGTGGAGAGCTTCACGCTGTTGGTGCGACAACATTAAAAGAGTATAGAAAATACTTTGAAAAAGATGCAGCGCTTCAAAGACGTTTTCAGCCTATAGACGTTAAAGAGCCAAGTGTAAATGAGGCATTGCAAATTTTACGTGGTATAAAAGAGCGCCTTGAAGTTCATCACGGCATCACGATAACAGATAGCGCGCTAGTTGCCGCTGCAAGGCTAAGCGACCGATATATCGCAAACCGCTTCTTGCCAGATAAGGCGATAGATCTTATAGATGAGGCAGCAGCTGAGCTTAAGATGCAAATAGAGAGCGAGCCATACGAGCTTTCAAAGATAAAACGCGAGATCGTAACGCTTCAAGTAGAAAAAGAAGCACTAAAGATGGAGGATGCGGATAAAAATAAAGAGAGACTTGGCGAGATCGAAAAAGAGATAGCTGATCTAAATGAGAAAAAGCTAGCGCTTGATACTAAATTTGAAAATGAAAAGGCCGTTTTTGGCGGAATTTCAAAAGCAACAAAAGAGATCGATAGCTTAAAATCACAAGCCGAGATAGCAAAAAGAAATGGCGATCTTCAAAAAGCTGCCGAGATAGAATACGGCAAAATAGCAGACGCTAAAAAGCACAAACACGAGCTTGAAGAAAAATGGGAACACATGAAAAAAGAGGGCGTGCTTCTTAAAAATCAGGTCGATGAAGAGCTTGTAGCTGAAATTTTGAGCAAATGGACTGGAATTTCAGTTAAAAAGATGCTAACAAGCGAAAAAGAGAAATATCTGCGCATCGAAGAGCATCTAAGAGAGAGCGTTGTCGGTCAAGATGACGCACTACACGCACTTGCACGTGCTGTTAAGAGAAATAAGGCTGGGCTAAATGAGGGTCAAAGGCCGATTGGTTCATTTTTATTTCTTGGACCAACAGGCGTTGGTAAAACTCAGTCAGCTAAGGCTTTGGCTAAATTCTTGTTTGACGATGAGAAGGCACTTATCCGCTTTGATATGAGCGAATATATGGAAAAACATAGCGTGAGCAGGCTTCTTGGTGCGCCTCCAGGATATGTAGGCTACGATGAGGGCGGTCAGCTAACAGAGGCAGTTCGCAGAAGACCTTACTCAGTCATACTTTTTGACGAGGTTGAAAAGGCTCACAAGGATGTATTTAACATACTTCTTGGCATTTTAGATGATGGACGCGCGACTGATAACAAAGGCGTAACGGTTGATTTTAAAAACACGATCATCATTTTAACTTCAAACATCGCTTCAAATTTCATAATGGAGCTAAAGGGTGAAGACCGTGACGTGGCTGTTAAAAACGAGCTTAAAAACTACTTTAAGCCTGAGTTTTTAAATAGGCTTGATGATACTATCATCTTTAATCCTCTAAACGAGCAAGGCTTGATATCTATCGTTGAGATCATGTTTAAAGAGCTTGAAAAAACTCTTCATAACCGCGGCATAAAGGTAGTTTTAAGCGAAGAGGCTAAGAAATTTATCGCAAAAGCTGGCTTTGACATAGTTTATGGCGCAAGACCTCTTAGAAGAGCGCTTTATGAGCTAGTTGAAGATAAGATCGCTGATATGATCTTGAAAGATGAGCTTGAAAGTGGCGATGAGATCACCATTGATAGCGACGGCGAGAAGATCGTCATTAATAAAAAATAA
- a CDS encoding MacB family efflux pump subunit — translation MISLKNITKSFKLGDNEIEILHGINLEIKKGEFIAIIGQSGSGKSTLMNILGCLDSPSGGQYLLDGKDISKFDSDALAKLRRDKFGFIFQRYNLLSTMNALENVALPSIYAGANKSEREKRANELLGSLGLSEKAKNLPNKLSGGQQQRVSIARALMNGGEIILADEPTGALDSKSGLRVMEILVDLYKKGHTIIIVTHDPKIAEYASRVIEIKDGNIVSDNVKNSKIYEASKQTQPEKSKFTYYKDQLIESFKMSVNAMLAHKLRSLLTMLGIIIGITAVISVVALGKGSQEQILAGIRKIGTNTIDIMPGKGFGDMLSGKVKTLSISDANMLAKQSFLDSVTPNTSTSGVLTYENISLSASLKGGGVGSFDVNGLKLEEGRIYDDDEVLNSASVALIDQNTKNSIFKNEDPIGKIILFNKKPLRIIGVLQKDDFKMGDSSTLKIYAPYTTVLNKVTGDKFISSVTAKVNEGVNAQIAEKTLTELLEIKHGKKDFFTRNSDSIKQTIEETISTMRLLISSIAVVSLVVGGIGVMNIMLVSVTERTKEIGIKMAIGARQSNILQQFLIEAVLLCLIGGAIGIVLSYAIGYIFNNFLNGFSMIFSNGSIVLALVTSMAIGIIFGYMPAKNASKLNPIDALSRE, via the coding sequence GTGATAAGCCTAAAAAACATCACCAAAAGCTTTAAGCTAGGTGACAATGAGATAGAGATCCTGCATGGCATAAATTTAGAGATAAAAAAGGGCGAATTTATAGCCATCATCGGTCAGTCTGGCTCTGGTAAATCAACCCTGATGAACATCCTTGGCTGCTTAGACAGCCCAAGTGGCGGGCAGTACCTGCTAGATGGCAAAGATATATCAAAATTTGATAGCGACGCACTTGCTAAGCTTAGAAGGGATAAATTTGGCTTTATCTTTCAAAGATATAACCTGCTTAGCACGATGAATGCCCTTGAAAACGTAGCGCTGCCAAGCATCTACGCAGGTGCAAACAAGAGCGAGCGAGAGAAAAGAGCTAATGAGCTTCTTGGCTCACTTGGACTTAGTGAAAAGGCGAAAAATTTACCAAACAAACTTTCAGGCGGACAGCAGCAAAGGGTCTCCATAGCAAGGGCTCTGATGAATGGCGGCGAGATCATTTTAGCAGACGAGCCAACTGGCGCGCTTGATAGCAAAAGTGGGCTTAGGGTGATGGAAATTTTAGTTGATCTTTACAAAAAAGGCCACACCATTATCATCGTCACGCACGACCCAAAGATCGCAGAGTATGCGAGTAGGGTGATCGAGATAAAAGATGGCAACATCGTAAGTGACAATGTAAAAAATAGCAAAATTTATGAAGCTAGCAAGCAAACTCAGCCAGAAAAGAGTAAATTTACCTACTATAAAGACCAGCTAATAGAGAGCTTTAAAATGTCGGTAAATGCGATGCTAGCGCACAAACTAAGATCGCTTTTAACGATGCTTGGCATTATCATTGGCATTACAGCGGTCATTAGCGTCGTAGCTCTTGGCAAAGGCTCGCAGGAGCAAATTTTAGCTGGTATCAGAAAGATCGGCACAAACACGATCGACATCATGCCAGGTAAAGGCTTTGGCGATATGCTCTCAGGCAAGGTAAAAACGCTCTCCATAAGCGACGCAAACATGCTTGCTAAGCAGTCCTTTTTAGACTCAGTCACGCCAAATACAAGCACTTCAGGCGTGCTAACATATGAAAATATCTCGCTAAGTGCGAGCTTAAAAGGCGGTGGAGTAGGGAGCTTTGATGTAAATGGGCTAAAGCTAGAAGAGGGCAGAATTTACGATGATGACGAGGTTTTAAACTCCGCTTCAGTCGCACTAATCGATCAAAACACCAAAAATAGCATCTTTAAAAATGAAGATCCTATCGGGAAGATCATACTTTTTAACAAAAAGCCACTTCGCATTATCGGCGTTTTGCAAAAGGATGATTTTAAGATGGGCGACTCAAGCACGCTTAAAATTTACGCCCCATACACGACCGTGCTAAACAAGGTCACAGGGGATAAATTTATAAGCTCGGTCACAGCTAAAGTAAATGAAGGTGTCAATGCGCAAATCGCCGAAAAAACACTAACTGAGCTTTTAGAGATCAAGCACGGCAAAAAAGACTTTTTTACAAGAAACTCAGACAGCATCAAGCAAACTATCGAAGAGACCATCTCAACCATGCGCCTTCTCATCTCAAGCATCGCCGTCGTCTCGCTCGTAGTTGGGGGCATAGGCGTCATGAACATCATGCTAGTATCAGTCACCGAGCGCACCAAAGAGATAGGCATAAAAATGGCGATCGGAGCTAGACAGAGCAACATCTTGCAGCAGTTTTTGATAGAGGCGGTGCTACTTTGCCTTATCGGCGGAGCTATCGGCATCGTCCTATCCTACGCCATTGGCTACATCTTTAACAACTTTTTAAACGGCTTTAGCATGATCTTTTCAAACGGCTCGATCGTGCTTGCACTTGTCACGTCGATGGCGATTGGCATCATCTTTGGCTACATGCCAGCTAAAAACGCCTCAAAACTAAATCCAATAGATGCGCTTTCAAGGGAGTAA
- a CDS encoding GatB/YqeY domain-containing protein, giving the protein MSIREQILADIKEAMKAKDEFKRDALRTLNAALKQVEVDQRIEMTDEVVLPLLQKEIKKRADSVELYLKGAREDLAKKEQSEIELIKTYLPAQLSDDELKEKIKSIIEKVGKNLGAVMKTAKDEIGASAEAKRISMIAKELLA; this is encoded by the coding sequence ATGAGCATAAGAGAGCAAATTTTAGCCGACATAAAAGAGGCTATGAAAGCAAAAGATGAGTTTAAAAGAGACGCTTTAAGGACGCTAAATGCGGCACTTAAGCAGGTTGAAGTCGATCAAAGGATCGAGATGACCGACGAGGTCGTGCTCCCGCTACTTCAAAAAGAGATCAAAAAGAGAGCTGACTCGGTTGAACTCTATCTAAAGGGAGCAAGAGAGGATCTAGCCAAAAAAGAGCAGAGCGAGATCGAGCTTATCAAGACATATCTGCCAGCTCAGCTAAGTGATGATGAGTTAAAAGAGAAGATAAAAAGCATAATTGAAAAGGTTGGTAAAAATTTAGGCGCTGTGATGAAAACGGCAAAAGATGAGATCGGAGCGAGCGCTGAAGCAAAACGCATAAGCATGATCGCAAAAGAGCTTTTGGCATAA